AGCGCAACATCGAGGAGATAACCGACGCGATACTCGAGCTGACCGGGAAGCCCGCGTCGTTGAAGACTCTCGTCGACGACCGGCCCGGCCACGACCGCCGCTACCTCCTCGACTCGACGAAGATCCGCCGCGAGCTCGGGTGGGAGCCTCGGATCGGGTTCGACGAAGGGCTCGCCTCCACCGTCGCCTGGTACCGGGACAATCGGGACTGGTGGGAACCGCTGCGCGGACGGGCTCCCGTGGTCGAGGAGACGGCCTGGAGCCGCACCTAGTGAAGGTCCTGGTGACCGGGGCCGGCGGGCTCCTCGGCCGGGAGACGGTCGCCGCGTTCGGCCGTGCGGGGCACGATGCGACCGGCGTCGGCCGTGACGAGATGGACGTGTCCGATCGCGAGCAGGTGCTTCGTGTCGTGTCCGAGCACGCGCCCGCGTTGGTCGTCCATCCGGCGGCCCTCACCGAGGTCGACGTCTGCGAGCGGGAGCCCGACCGGGCGTTCGCGGTGAACGCCGAGGGGTCGCGCCACGTCGCGGAGGCCGCCCGGGAGGTGGGAGCCGACCTCGTGCTGGTCTCCACCGACTACGTCTTCGACGGGTCGAAGGGAGCGCCGTACGTCGAGGGGGACACCCCGAACCCGCTCCAGGTCTACGGACGGTCGAAGCTGGCGGGCGAGGAGGCGGTCCGGACGGTGTGGGACCGCCACTGGGTGGTCCGCTCGGCGTGGATATACGGACCGGGCGGCAAGAACTTCATCTCGAAGCTCCCCGCCCTGGCCGCCGCGGGAGCCGAGCTCTCCGCCGTCGCCGACCAGACGGGTTCGCCCACCTACGCCCAGGACCTGGCCGAGGCGCTCGTCGTGATGTGTCGCATCCGGCCGCCGTACGGCACCTACCACCTGACCAACTCGGGCGTCTGCACCTTCGCCGAGCTGGTCAACCACGCCGTGCGGTCGACGGGCCTGGCCGTGGCGGTGAAGGAGGTGTCCTGGCGCGACCTGGGCCGGCCGGCCGTCCGTCCGGGGTTCACGGCGCTCGAGAACGAGGCCTGGGCCCGGGCCGGGCTCGAGCCCCTGCGCGACTGGCGGCAGGCCGTGGAAGCCTTCGTCCGGGGATCGTGAGGTGAGGGTCGGCATCGAAGCGACGAGCATGCTCGGCCCCCTCACGGGGGTGGGGCACACGACGGCCGCCCTGGTCCGAGCGCTGGTGGAGACGGACCCCGAGGTGGAGCTCGTGCTGGTGCCGCTGTCCGGACGCCGCGGCCACCGGCTCGGCCTGTCCGTGCCGGAGCATCCGCGCATCACGCCGCTGCGGGTCCGGGTGCCGAGCCGGCCGCTCGCCGCGGTCTGGGCGAAGGGGAGCTGGCCCCCCATCGAGCTCTTCAGCGGGCAGGTCGACGTCTTCCACGGCCCCAACTTCATGCTCCCCCCGCTGCTGAAGGCGGCCGGGGTCATGACCGTGCACGACATCGCGTTCGTGCGCCTCCCCGGCAGCGCCAGCGCGGCGATCCGCGCCTACGCGGACAGCCTCCCGATGTGGACGGCCAGGGCGCACCGGATACTCGTCCCGTCGGGGTTCACCGCCGACGAGCTGTCCGCGTTCCTGCCCGCCACGGCCGGCCGCATCCGCGTGGTGCCCCCCGGCGTGCGCGCCTCGTTCGCCGAGCCGGGCGGGGAGCTGGCGCCGCCGCGACGGGAGGCGCTGGGCATCCGGTCTCCCTACGTCGCCTACCTGGGGACGCTCGAGTCGCGCAAGAACATCGACAAGCTCCTCGAGGCGTTCGCGCTCGTGGCGGTGAAGCGTCCGGACGCGCAGCTCGTCCTGGTCGGTGGGCCGGGGACCGGGTGGGACGACATCCAGCGCGACCACGCGGATCTGCTCGGGTCCGGGTCGGTGCTCGTCGCGGGCTACCTACCCGACGAGGAGGCGGCCGCCGTCGTGCGCGGCGCCTCCCTGTTCGTCTACCCCTCGCTCTACGAGGGGTTCGGGATGCCTCCGGTGGAGGCGATGGCGGCCGGCACACCGGTCGTGGCCTCGGACATCCCGGTGCTGCGGGAGGTGCTCGGCTCCCACGCGACGCTGGTGCCGCCCCATGACGCCGACGCCTGGGCGGAGGCGATCGTCGCCGCCCTGGACGGACCGCCCCCGGCCGAGGCGCTCGACCGGGCCCGGACGCACGCCTCCGGGTTCACCTGGACGGCGACCGCCTCGGGCGTACTCGCCGCCTACCGCGAGGCGGTGAGCGGCTGATGCGGGTGACGATGTTCGTGGAGCAGCTGATGCAGCCGATCCCGGGCGGGATCGGCACGTACGTGCGCGCGATGCTCCGCCACCTGCCGCCGCAGGAGGTGGAGGTGGAGCCCGTCGTCGCCTTCCACCGGGAGCGCGACCTGTTCGAGGCCGGGCTCCCGCATGCGCGGCGGCTGCGGTCCGGACGCCGGGTCCTGTACGGGCGCTGGGAGCGTGGGCGCGGAGGCGGGGTCGGGGGAACCGGCCGCGTCGTGCACGCGCCGAGCCTCGCCATCCCGCGCCGGGACCGCCGGCCGCTCGTGGTCACCGTCCACGACGTTCTCTTCCGCGAGTTCCCCGAGGCGTTCCCGCCGCGCGGGGTCCGGTTCCACGAGGCGATGCTCGGACGGCTCCACGACGCCGATGTGGTGATCGCGCCGTCCCGAGCGACCGCCGTCGCGCTGGCCGGCCTCGACGAGCCACACCCCGACGTCCGGGTCATCCCGATGGGGACCGCGTACACCGCGCCCCCTCCGGAGGTGGTCGAGGAGGTCCTCGCCCGGTTGGAGGTGCAGAGGCCGTACGTCCTGTGGTCGGGGACCGTGGAACCGCGCAAGAACCCCGAGGGTGTGGTGAGGGGGTTCGTGGCCGCGCTCGACTCGGGCGTGCCGGCCGCGGACGACCTGAACCTGTACCTGGTCGGGCCCCCCGGGTGGTGGAGCGGCGATATCGCGGAGATGCTGTCCGACCGCAAGCTGGCCGAGAGGGTCCGGCGGCTGGGCGACCAACCTCCCCTCGTCCGCCAGGCTCTCCTGGCCGGGGCGGAGGCCTTCGTCTTCCCATCGCTCGCCGAGGGGTTCGGGCTCCCGGTGGTGGAGGCCATGGCGTGCGGGTGCCCGGTGGTCACCTCGAACCGGTCCTCGCTCCCCGAGGTCGCGGGGTCGGCGGCGCTGCTGTGCGACCCCGACGACCCGAACTCGATCGGGGAGGCGCTGGCGACCCTGCTGCGAGACCCCGACCTCGCGGCGGACCTCCGCCGCCTGGGCCTGCGCCGCGCGGCCAACTTCACCTGGGAGCGGACGGCACGCCTGACCGCGGCCGTCTACCGCGACCTCGCGGGACGTCGGTGAGGGTGCTCCTCGACGCGACGTCCCTGCCCGGTCATCGGCTGGGCGCGGGACAGTACGTGCTCAACCTGGCCCGCGCCGTCGCCGGGCTGGACGTCGACCTGCATGTGATGGCGAAGGAGATCGACGCCGCGGACCTGGCGGGGAACGGCACCGTCCACACGACCGGGGTCCGGACGCGACCCGCCCGGCTGCTCTGGGAGCAGACGGTGCTCCCGCGGCGCGCCCGGCGCCTGCGTCCGGACGTCTTCCACGGCCCCCACTACACGCTCCCCCGGGCGCTCGGGTCCCCAGGCGTCGTGACGTTCCACGACCCGACCTTCTTCACGATGCCCGAGGTGCACGAGCCGGCGAAGGTGGCCTTCTTCACCCGGGCCGCCCGGGCCGGCGTCGCCCGGGCGCGGCGGGTCGTCGCGGTCTCGGGGTACGCGGCTCGCGGCGCGATAGAGCACGCCGGCGCCGATCCGGACCGGGTGGATGTCGTCCCCCTCGGCGTGGACCATTCCCGCTTCACCCCCGAGGGCGACGACGCGGACGCCGAGCTCCGCTCGCGCGCGGGGGTTCACGGGTCGTACCTCATGTGGGTCGGGGCGCTCGAACCGCGCAAGGACGTCCCGACGCTGGTGCGCGCCTACGCCGCTCTCGCGGCACAGGGGCTGGACCATTCCCTCGTGCTCGTGGGCCCCGACGCGTGGGGGACCGCGGATATCGAGAGGGCCATCCAGCGGTCGGGCGTGCGGGACCGGATACTGCGCACCGGGTACGTCTCGGAGGACACGAAGGCGGCCCTGTACCGGGGTGCGTCGGTGGTCGCCGTCCCGTCTCTCGCGGAGGGGTTCGGGATCCCGGTCCTGGAGGCGATGGCGTGCGGCTGTCCCGTCGTGACGACGACCGGGTCCGCCTGCGAGGAGGTGGGCGGCGAGGCCGTCCTGCTCGTCGAGCCTCGCGACGCCGGCGCCCTGGCCGATGCGATCGGCTCCGTCCTCACCGACCCCGGCGTCGAGAGCAGGCTGCGCCGCGCGGGCCCGACGCGGGCCGCCGGGTACACCTGGGAGCGCACGGCGCAGCTGACCGTCGAGACGTACCGGCGGGCGGCATGAGCGCCGAGACGCGCGTGGCCGCCGTCGTGGTCGACCACGACTCGGCTCCCGAGATCTACGGCTGCCTGCGCGCACTCGCCTCGTCCGACGAGCCGGTGCGGGTCGTCGTCGTCGACAACGCGTCCACGGACGGGAGCCCGGACCGGATAGCCGCCGAGCACCCCGGCGTCGCCCTCGTGCGCAGCCCACGCAACCTCGGTTTCGGCGGAGGCGTGAACCTGGGCGCCCGCGAGGCCGACGAGCCCTACCTGCTCCTCATGAACCCGGACGCGACGCCCGAACCAGCCGCGATCGGACGGCTCGTCGACCTGCTCGAGAGGACGCCGCGGGCGGCGGCCGCCGGGCCCCTGGTCCTCAACCCGGACGGCAGCATCCAGCCCTCGAAGCGCGCCTTCCCGTCGCTCTGGCATTCGGCCCTGCACGGGCTGGTCGGTCCGTTCTGGACATCGAACCCCGGCACCCGCGCCTACATCCTGGCCGACGCGCCGATGGACGAGCCCGTCCGGGTCGGGTGGCTGTCGGCGTCGGCCGTGCTGCTGCGGCGCTCCGCGTTCGACGAGGTCGGCGGCTTCGACGAGGACTTCTTCTTCTTCGTGGAGGACGTCGACCTGTGCCGTCGGCTGGTCGACGCGGGCTGGGAGATGTGGTTCGAGCCCCGCGCGCGCGTCGTGCACACGTGGGGGGGCTCGTGGACGAAGCGCCCCCTCCGCCACCTGTGGATGCACCACCGCAACCTGTTCCGGTACGTGACGAAGCACCGCCGTGGAGCGTGGGTCTTGGCGTACCCTGCCATCGTGGCCGGGCTGGCACTGCGGTTCGTGATGCTGGTCCTGAGGTGGGTGGTGGCCCGCAACGCGGTCCCGTCGCACAGGTCGGGCGTCGGGCGAGGTCAGGGGGACAGGGAGGACTCGGGTTGAGAGCGGTGATCCTCGTGGGAGGAGAGGGGACGCGCCTGCGTCCGCTGACCTTCGACACCCCCAAGCCGCTGATCCCGGTGGCGAACCGGCCTTTCCTGGAGCACGTCCTCGCGCGGCTGTCGCGCCACGGCGTGACCGAGGCGATCCTCACCACGGGGTACCTGGCCGAGGCGTTCGAGGCCTTCCCGGACGCGCTCACCCACGGTGTGAAGCTCACGATCGTGAGGGAGGAGCGTCCGCTGGGGACGTGCGGTGCGGTCCGCAACGTGGCCGAGCTGCTCGACGACACCTTCTTCGTCCTCAACGGCGACATCCTCACCGACGTCGACCTGTCCGAGATGCTGCGCGTCCACCGCGAGCGCAACGCCGTCGGGACGCTCGCTCTGTCGCGGGTGCGGGACCCGAGCGCGTACGGGCTCGTGCCCATCGACGGCGAGGGCCGGATAGAGCAGTTCATAGAGAAGCCCCGCGCGGACGAGTCGCTGAAGACCGACCTCATCAACGCCGGCACCTACATCCTCGAGCCGGACGCGCTGGCCGGTGTCCCGGCGGGCGAGACCTGGTCGTTCGAGCGGCAGCTGTTCCCGGGTCTGCTCTCCGACGGCGCCCCCCTGTTCGGGTTCCCCTCCCAGGCGTACTGGCTCGACCTGGGCACCCCGCAGAAGTACCTGCGGGCCAACGTCGACGTGCTCGAGGGGAAGGTGGGGGAGCCGCCTCCGGGCGAGCGCTCCGCCGCCGGCGTCTGGACCGACACGGGAGCCGATATCGACCCGACCGTGCGACTGCGCGGCCCGGCCGCGATCGGACCCGATTGCCGCGTGGCGGAGGGGGCCGTGATCTACCCTCTCACCTGCATCGGTCCCGACTGCGAGATCGGGGCGGGCGCGGTCATCGAGGAGTCGGTCCTGCACGAGGGCGTGGTCGTCGACCCCAAGGCGGTCGTGGAGAGATCGGTGCTCGCGGGGGGCGTCTACATCGGGGCCGGCTCCCGGGTGGCCGACGCGATCATCGGTCCCGGCGTCCGGGTCGGGGCGGAGAACGAGCTGCGCTCGGGCATCCGGCTCTGGCCGGGTCTCGAGATCCCGGACGGCTCGATCAGGTTCTGAGGTGAAGACGCTCGTCTGCGGGGGAGCCGGGTTCGTCGGGTCCACCGTCGTCGACAGGCTGATCGCGCACGGACACGAGGTCACCGTCCTCGACGACCTGTCCTCGGGAAGGCTCGTGAACCTCGAGCAGGCCCGGCGCGAGCAGCGCATCGGGTTCCACCGGTTCGACGTGCGGTCCGACGCGGTGAGGGACGTGATCTCGCACGCCCGTCCGGACGTCGTGCTGCACCTGGCCGCCCAGGTCTCGGTCCCGGTCTCGGTGGGCCGGCCGCTGCTCGACGCGAACACCAACGTCGTCGGACTCCTGAACGTGCTGGACGCGTGCGCGGCGGCCGGCGTCGGGAAGGTGGTGTACGCGGCCACCGCGGCGATGTACGGACCACAGCGCAAGCTCCCCATCCCCGAGTCGGCGCGCGCGCGGCCGGCCTCCCCGCACGGGATCGCGTCGCGCGCCGCCTGCGACTACCTCCGCTTCTACGCCGAGCACCACGACCTCGACTTCACGGCCCTCGTGCTGTCGAACGTCTACGGACCGAGGCAGCGGTTCGACGCCGAGACCGGGGTCGTGGCCGCCATGGCGGCGGCGCTCTCGGCGGGGCGCGCGCCCAGCATCCACGGGACGGGGCTCGCCACCCGCGACTTCGTGTACGTGGACGACGTCGCCCACGCGTTCGTGCTCGCGTGCGAGCGCGGGTCGGGAGAGGTGGTCAACATCTCGACCGGGATCGAGACGACGGTCAACCGCCTCCACCGGATGGTGGCCGAGGTGACGGGAGCGAGCGTGGAGCCGGTCCACGGCCCGGCCCGGCCGGGCGACCTGCTCGCCCTCTCCCTCGACCCGAGCCGCGCGGCCACCGTCCTCGGATGGGAGCCGTGGACGCCGCTCGGTGACGGGCTCCGCTCCACCGTGGCCTGGGTGCGGACCGAGCTGAAGGCGTCCGGCGAGATCGGCTGACTCAGCGGAACAGGTCGGAGGACGCCGGGCGGACGAGGTCGACCGCTCCGCCCGCCCCCGGCTCCCAGGGATAGCCGCGCACGATGGCGGCCGGCACCCGGTCGATCTTCCCCATGACGAGCTCGGCGGCCGCCGCGAGCTCGTCGATCTGGGCTATCTCGGTGACGGTCAGGACCCGTCCCGCCGGGTCGGTCTCTCCCCGGTGGTCGCGCAGCGGCGCGATCGCGGCCGACCCGATGGCCACGTTGGTCTGCCCGACGCGCCAGGGGCGCCCGAACGTGTCGGACACGATGACCGCCACCTCGCCTCCCGCCCGCTCGGACAGCGTCCGCGCGATCCTGCGGGCCGACGCATCGGGGTCGCGCGGGAGGAGAGCCACCCAGCCCTCGGCGACGTTGGAGGAGTCCACCCCCGCGTTCGCGCAGACGAAGCCGTGCGTGGTCTCGACTATCAGGTGCGAGGGCGTCTCCCGGACGACCCGGCGCGCCTGGGTGCGCACCACCGCCCTCACCTCGTCGCGGCCTGCGGCCGCGACGAGGCGTCCCTCCGCCTTCGACACGATCTTCTGCGCGATCACGACCACGTCGCCCGGCTCGACCCGGTCCCCCTGGGCCTCGGCTGCCTCCGACACGATCGCGCCGACGTCGGCGCCCGCCTCCACCTCGGCGATCCCGCCAACGGCGATCACCCGGAGCTCAGGACGAGGCATCGGCGACCACCGTCTTCGCCAGCCGCGCGGCGTCCTCCGGTGATCTCATCACCGTGTCGCACACGACCGGCCTCATGCCCAACGCGGCGACGGCCGGGGCGGTCTGCGCGTCGCGCTCGTCGAGCACGAACACGTCGACGAGCCCGGCATAGATGCGCGCCACCCCTACCGGCGACACCTCGTGTCCGAGCGAGGCCATCAGGCGGTCGGCTGGCCCCTTCAACGCCCGTCCGCCCACGATCGGGGAGACCGCGACCCGGACCCCGCGAGCCCCCTCGAGCGCGGACCTGAGGGGGCCCATCGCGAGCATCGGACCGAGGGAGAGGATGGGGTTGGACGGGGGGAGGAGCACGAGGTCGGCGGCCTCCACCGCTTCGACGACCCCCGGGGCGGGCGAGGCCTGCGCGGCCCCCTCGTAGCGGACCTCCCCCACCGGAGGCTCCTGCCGCAGGCGAACGAACCACTCCTGGAAGGCGTACCCGCCCACCACCGTGCGCACCCGGTCGTCGGACATCGGAATGACGGTCGTGTCCAGGCCCATGGACCGGCGCAGCGCGTCGGTGGCCTCGGACAGGGACATGCCCGTGTCCAAGAGCCTCGTCCGCAGCATCTTCGTGGCCAGGTCGCGGTCCCCGAGCGCGAGCCACTCCTGAGCGTCCACGCCTTGAAGCCGCGACGCAAGGCCCGCGTAGCGCTCCTGCCCCGAGAACGTGTCCCCCCCGATCCCCCACCCTCGCTCCCAATCCTGGATCGCGGCCAGGTGGTACAGGACGGTGTCGATATCGGGGCTGAGGTGCAGGCCGCGCACGGACTCGTCGT
This sequence is a window from Actinomycetota bacterium. Protein-coding genes within it:
- the cofD gene encoding 2-phospho-L-lactate transferase — encoded protein: MRIVALAGGVGSARLLSGLVRVVAPSDLAVVVNTGDDESVRGLHLSPDIDTVLYHLAAIQDWERGWGIGGDTFSGQERYAGLASRLQGVDAQEWLALGDRDLATKMLRTRLLDTGMSLSEATDALRRSMGLDTTVIPMSDDRVRTVVGGYAFQEWFVRLRQEPPVGEVRYEGAAQASPAPGVVEAVEAADLVLLPPSNPILSLGPMLAMGPLRSALEGARGVRVAVSPIVGGRALKGPADRLMASLGHEVSPVGVARIYAGLVDVFVLDERDAQTAPAVAALGMRPVVCDTVMRSPEDAARLAKTVVADASS
- a CDS encoding glycosyltransferase family 1 protein — protein: MRVLLDATSLPGHRLGAGQYVLNLARAVAGLDVDLHVMAKEIDAADLAGNGTVHTTGVRTRPARLLWEQTVLPRRARRLRPDVFHGPHYTLPRALGSPGVVTFHDPTFFTMPEVHEPAKVAFFTRAARAGVARARRVVAVSGYAARGAIEHAGADPDRVDVVPLGVDHSRFTPEGDDADAELRSRAGVHGSYLMWVGALEPRKDVPTLVRAYAALAAQGLDHSLVLVGPDAWGTADIERAIQRSGVRDRILRTGYVSEDTKAALYRGASVVAVPSLAEGFGIPVLEAMACGCPVVTTTGSACEEVGGEAVLLVEPRDAGALADAIGSVLTDPGVESRLRRAGPTRAAGYTWERTAQLTVETYRRAA
- a CDS encoding GDP-mannose 4,6-dehydratase, with protein sequence MKTLVCGGAGFVGSTVVDRLIAHGHEVTVLDDLSSGRLVNLEQARREQRIGFHRFDVRSDAVRDVISHARPDVVLHLAAQVSVPVSVGRPLLDANTNVVGLLNVLDACAAAGVGKVVYAATAAMYGPQRKLPIPESARARPASPHGIASRAACDYLRFYAEHHDLDFTALVLSNVYGPRQRFDAETGVVAAMAAALSAGRAPSIHGTGLATRDFVYVDDVAHAFVLACERGSGEVVNISTGIETTVNRLHRMVAEVTGASVEPVHGPARPGDLLALSLDPSRAATVLGWEPWTPLGDGLRSTVAWVRTELKASGEIG
- a CDS encoding glycosyltransferase family 1 protein — translated: MRVGIEATSMLGPLTGVGHTTAALVRALVETDPEVELVLVPLSGRRGHRLGLSVPEHPRITPLRVRVPSRPLAAVWAKGSWPPIELFSGQVDVFHGPNFMLPPLLKAAGVMTVHDIAFVRLPGSASAAIRAYADSLPMWTARAHRILVPSGFTADELSAFLPATAGRIRVVPPGVRASFAEPGGELAPPRREALGIRSPYVAYLGTLESRKNIDKLLEAFALVAVKRPDAQLVLVGGPGTGWDDIQRDHADLLGSGSVLVAGYLPDEEAAAVVRGASLFVYPSLYEGFGMPPVEAMAAGTPVVASDIPVLREVLGSHATLVPPHDADAWAEAIVAALDGPPPAEALDRARTHASGFTWTATASGVLAAYREAVSG
- the rfbD gene encoding dTDP-4-dehydrorhamnose reductase — its product is MKVLVTGAGGLLGRETVAAFGRAGHDATGVGRDEMDVSDREQVLRVVSEHAPALVVHPAALTEVDVCEREPDRAFAVNAEGSRHVAEAAREVGADLVLVSTDYVFDGSKGAPYVEGDTPNPLQVYGRSKLAGEEAVRTVWDRHWVVRSAWIYGPGGKNFISKLPALAAAGAELSAVADQTGSPTYAQDLAEALVVMCRIRPPYGTYHLTNSGVCTFAELVNHAVRSTGLAVAVKEVSWRDLGRPAVRPGFTALENEAWARAGLEPLRDWRQAVEAFVRGS
- a CDS encoding glycosyltransferase family 1 protein yields the protein MRVTMFVEQLMQPIPGGIGTYVRAMLRHLPPQEVEVEPVVAFHRERDLFEAGLPHARRLRSGRRVLYGRWERGRGGGVGGTGRVVHAPSLAIPRRDRRPLVVTVHDVLFREFPEAFPPRGVRFHEAMLGRLHDADVVIAPSRATAVALAGLDEPHPDVRVIPMGTAYTAPPPEVVEEVLARLEVQRPYVLWSGTVEPRKNPEGVVRGFVAALDSGVPAADDLNLYLVGPPGWWSGDIAEMLSDRKLAERVRRLGDQPPLVRQALLAGAEAFVFPSLAEGFGLPVVEAMACGCPVVTSNRSSLPEVAGSAALLCDPDDPNSIGEALATLLRDPDLAADLRRLGLRRAANFTWERTARLTAAVYRDLAGRR
- a CDS encoding glycosyltransferase family 2 protein — translated: MSAETRVAAVVVDHDSAPEIYGCLRALASSDEPVRVVVVDNASTDGSPDRIAAEHPGVALVRSPRNLGFGGGVNLGAREADEPYLLLMNPDATPEPAAIGRLVDLLERTPRAAAAGPLVLNPDGSIQPSKRAFPSLWHSALHGLVGPFWTSNPGTRAYILADAPMDEPVRVGWLSASAVLLRRSAFDEVGGFDEDFFFFVEDVDLCRRLVDAGWEMWFEPRARVVHTWGGSWTKRPLRHLWMHHRNLFRYVTKHRRGAWVLAYPAIVAGLALRFVMLVLRWVVARNAVPSHRSGVGRGQGDREDSG
- the cofE gene encoding coenzyme F420-0:L-glutamate ligase, translated to MPRPELRVIAVGGIAEVEAGADVGAIVSEAAEAQGDRVEPGDVVVIAQKIVSKAEGRLVAAAGRDEVRAVVRTQARRVVRETPSHLIVETTHGFVCANAGVDSSNVAEGWVALLPRDPDASARRIARTLSERAGGEVAVIVSDTFGRPWRVGQTNVAIGSAAIAPLRDHRGETDPAGRVLTVTEIAQIDELAAAAELVMGKIDRVPAAIVRGYPWEPGAGGAVDLVRPASSDLFR
- a CDS encoding NDP-sugar synthase gives rise to the protein MILVGGEGTRLRPLTFDTPKPLIPVANRPFLEHVLARLSRHGVTEAILTTGYLAEAFEAFPDALTHGVKLTIVREERPLGTCGAVRNVAELLDDTFFVLNGDILTDVDLSEMLRVHRERNAVGTLALSRVRDPSAYGLVPIDGEGRIEQFIEKPRADESLKTDLINAGTYILEPDALAGVPAGETWSFERQLFPGLLSDGAPLFGFPSQAYWLDLGTPQKYLRANVDVLEGKVGEPPPGERSAAGVWTDTGADIDPTVRLRGPAAIGPDCRVAEGAVIYPLTCIGPDCEIGAGAVIEESVLHEGVVVDPKAVVERSVLAGGVYIGAGSRVADAIIGPGVRVGAENELRSGIRLWPGLEIPDGSIRF